In Helianthus annuus cultivar XRQ/B chromosome 8, HanXRQr2.0-SUNRISE, whole genome shotgun sequence, a single genomic region encodes these proteins:
- the LOC110872550 gene encoding ABC transporter B family member 6 — MMQSRGGLFGWSPPRQQPLTPVSEVSEPPESPSPYMDASADAVAPDVEDEVEEMEEIEPPPEAVPFSRLFACADRLDWVLMVVGSVAAAAHGTALVVYLHYFAKIVQLLSHGEETPELLFHRFKELALTLVYIAGGVFAAGWIEVSCWILTGERQTAVIRSSYVQVLLNQDMSFFDTYGNNGDIVSQVLSDVLLIQSALSEKVGNYIHNMATFFSGLAIGFINCWQIALITLATGPFIVAAGGISNIFLHRLAENIQDAYAEAASIAEQAISYIRTLYAFTNETLAKYSYAASLQATLRYGILISLVQGLGLGFTYGLAICSCALQLYVGRVLVTHGKAHGGEIVTALFAVILSGLGLNQAATNFYSFEQGRIAAYRLFEMISRSSSTVKHDGNVLDSVQGNIEFRNVYFSYLSRPEIPILSGFYLTVPAKKTVALVGRNGSGKSSIIPLMERFYDPTLGEVLLDGENIKNLKLEWLRSQIGLVTQEPALLSLSIRDNIAYGRDATLLQIEDAAKIAHAHTFISSLEKGYDTQVGRAGLSLTEEQKIRLSVARAVLSNPSILLLDEVTGGLDFEAEKSVQEALDLLMLGRSTIIIARRLSLIRNADFIAVMEEGQLMEIGTHDELIASDGLYAELLRCEEAAKLPRRMPARTYDPATFQIEKDSSASHSYQESSSPKFAKSPSLQRASNLHASARSPDSAYNSHESPRNPSPPERTFENGSHVDGPNNQPSIKRQDSFEMRLPELPKIDVVSIQRQTSHESDPESPISPLLTSDPNNERSHSQTFSRPNSHFGDDPVKVKEVKEKRKEPPMWRLVELSFAEWLYAVLGSMGAAIFGSFNPLLAYVIALIVAEYYKKENHKHMRHEVDKWCLIIACMGVVTVIANFLQHFYFGIMGEKMTERVRRMMFSAMLRNEVGWFDEEENSADTLSMRLANDATFVRAAFSNRLSIFIQDSTAVLVALLIGMLLQWRLALVALGTLPVLTVSAIAQKLWLAGFSKGIQEMHRKASLVLEDAVRNIYTVVSFCAGDKVMELYRLQLHKIFTKSFLHGMAIGFAFGFSQFLLFACNALLLWYTALTYKNRHVDLPTAIKEYMVFSFATFALVEPFGLAPYILKRRKSLISVFEIIDRVPKIDPDDVTALKPPNVYGSIELKNVDFSYPTRPEILVLSNFSLKVNGGQTVAVVGVSGSGKSTIISLIERFYDPVAGQVNLDGRDLKLFNLRWLRNHLGVVQQEPIIFSTTIRENIIYARHNASEAEIKEAARIANAHHFISNLPHGYETHVGMRGVDLTPGQKQRIAIARVVLKNAPILLLDEASSSIESESSRVVQEALDTLIMGNKTTILIAHRAAMMRHVDNIVVLNGGRIVEEGSHDSLMSKNGLYVRLMQPHFGKGLRQHRLL, encoded by the exons CTTGCTCTGACCCTTGTTTATATTGCTGGTGGTGTTTTCGCTGCTGGCTGGATTG AGGTTTCATGTTGGATTCTTACCGGAGAAAGGCAAACTGCTGTTATCAGGTCTAGCTATGTCCAAGTACTTCTAAATCAAGATATGAGTTTCTTCGATACCTATGGGAACAATGGAGATATCGTGAGTCAAGTATTGAGTGATGTATTGCTCATCCAGTCTGCTCTTAGTGAAAAA GTTGGTAATTATATCCATAACATGGCTACATTCTTCAGTGGGCTTGCAATTGGATTTATCAACTGTTGGCAGATTGCTCTCATAACTCTAGCCACTGGCCCATTTATTGTTGCTGCAGGAGGAATATCAAATATATTTCTCCACAGACTTGCTGAGAATATTCAAGATGCTTATGCTGAAGCAGCTAGCATTGCTGAACAA GCGATTTCATACATTAGGACCTTATATGCATTCACAAATGAGACATTAGCAAAGTATTCATATGCAGCCTCACTGCAAGCTACATTGAGATATGGTATACTTATAAGTCTTGTGCAAGGACTGGGGCTTGGGTTCACATACGGGCTTGCAATTTGCTCATGTGCCTTGCAACTTTACGTTGGAAGAGTTCTAGTTACACATGGAAAGGCTCATGGTGGAGAAATAGTAACCGCTCTTTTTGCTGTTATTTTAAGTGGCCT TGGGTTGAATCAAGCAGCCACCAACTTCTATTCATTTGAGCAAGGAAGGATTGCTGCATATAGACTTTTTGAGATGATTAGCCGTTCATCCTCAACCGTTAAACATGATGGAAACGTTCTTGATTCTGTACAAGGAAACATCGAGTTCAGAAATGTGTATTTCAGTTATCTCTCTCGTCCTGAAATCCCGATTTTAAGTGGTTTTTACCTCACTGTTCCTGCAAAGAAAACCGTTGCACTTGTTGGAAGAAATGGATCTGGTAAAAGTAGCATTATACCACTCATGGAACGGTTTTATGATCCTACACTAG GGGAAGTTCTTTTGGATGGAGAGAACATCAAGAACCTGAAACTGGAATGGCTAAGGAGCCAAATAGGTTTAGTGACTCAAGAACCTGCTTTGCTAAGCTTGAGTATTAGAGACAATATTGCGTACGGAAGAGATGCTACTCTACTTCAAATTGAAGATGCAGCTAAGATTGCGCATGCACATACTTTTATTAGCTCACTTGAGAAAGGATACGATACACAG GTAGGGAGGGCTGGTTTATCGTTAACAGAAGAGCAGAAAATAAGACTTTCTGTTGCTAGGGCAGTACTATCCAACCCGTctatccttcttcttgacgaggTCACTGGTGGATTGGACTTTGAAGCTGAAAAATCTGTTCAGGAGGCTTTAGATCTCCTCATGTTAGGTCGTTCAACCATCATAATCGCTAGACGGCTCTCTCTAATTAGAAATGCTGATTTCATAGCTGTGATGGAGGAAGGTCAACTAATGGAGATTGGGACCCACGATGAATTGATAGCTTCTGATGGGTTGTATGCAGAGCTTCTTAGATGTGAAGAAGCAGCTAAACTCCCAAGAAG GATGCCTGCGAGAACCTACGATCCAGCAACTTTCCAAATTGAAAAAGATTCTTCTGCAAGTCACAGCTATCAAGAATCATCATCCCCAAAATTTGCAAAATCACCATCACTTCAACGAGCTTCCAACCTACATGCATCAGCCCGGTCTCCCGACTCTGCTTATAACTCGCATGAATCTCCAAGAAATCCGAGCCCACCCGAAAGAACATTTGAGAATGGGTCCCACGTAGACGGACCCAACAATCAACCATCCATAAAAAGACAAGATAGTTTCGAGATGAGACTTCCCGAGTTACCGAAAATCGATGTGGTTTCTATTCAAAGACAAACATCTCATGAGTCGGATCCCGAATCACCCATTTCACCGCTTCTAACATCTGACCCGAATAACGAGCGTTCACATTCACAAACTTTTAGTCGACCTAATTCTCACTTCGGTGACGATCCGGTCAAAGTCAAAGAGGTGAAAGAAAAGCGGAAAGAGCCACCAATGTGGAGGCTTGTAGAGCTTAGCTTTGCTGAATGGCTTTATGCTGTTCTCGGAAGTATGGGTGCTGCAATCTTCGGTTCTTTTAACCCGCTTCTTGCTTATGTGATTGCGTTAATTGTGGCAGAATATTATAAAAAGGAGAATCATAAACATATGAGACATGAAGTGGATAAATGGTGCTTAATCATTGCCTGTATGGGTGTTGTTACCGTTATTGCAAACTTCTTGCAGCACTTTTATTTTGGTATTATGGGGGAGAAAATGACTGAGCGAGTTAGGAGAATGATGTTTTCCG CAATGCTTCGTAATGAAGTTGGATggtttgatgaagaagaaaacAGTGCTGATACATTATCCATGCGATTAGCAAACGATGCAACGTTTGTGAGAGCTGCCTTCAGCAACCGACTTtctatatttatacaagatagtACAGCTGTACTTGTGGCACTGCTGATAGGGATGCTTCTTCAGTGGCGTTTAGCACTTGTGGCTTTGGGCACACTTCCGGTTCTCACCGTTTCTGCCATTGCTCAG AAACTTTGGCTAGCCGGATTTTCAAAGGGAATACAAGAAATGCATAGGAAAGCATCATTAGTCCTTGAAGACGCGGTTAGAAATATATACACCGTTGTATCGTTCTGTGCGGGAGACAAAGTAATGGAGCTATACAGATTACAGTTACACAAGATATTCACAAAAAGCTTCTTGCACGGGATGGCAATTGGATTTgctttcgggttttcacagtttCTTTTATTCGCCTGCAATGCTCTTCTTCTATGGTACACTGCCCTCACGTATAAAAATCGACATGTGGATCTCCCAACTGCTATTAAAGAATACATGGTTTTCTCTTTCGCCACTTTTGCCCTAGTGGAGCCTTTCGGTTTAGCTCCATACATTCTCAAAAGACGAAAATCGCTGATTTCGGTTTTTGAAATAATCGATCGTGTCCCGAAGATTGATCCAGATGATGTCACTGCTTTAAAGCCGCCAAATGTTTACGGGAGTATCGAGTTGAAGAATGTTGACTTTTCCTACCCAACCCGTCCCGAGATTCTTGTACTAAGCAATTTCAGCCTTAAAGTCAATGGTGGTCAAACCGTTGCAGTTGTTGGCGTTTCGGGATCCGGGAAAAGCACGATAATCTCGTTGATCGAGCGGTTTTATGACCCGGTTGCTGGGCAGGTGAATTTAGATGGTCGGGATTTGAAACTATTCAATTTGAGATGGTTAAGGAATCACCTCGGTGTTGTTCAACAAGAACCGATAATCTTCTCGACCACCATTCGGGAAAATATAATCTATGCAAGACATAATGCAAGCGAAGCTGAAATCAAAGAGGCCGCAAGAATAGCAAATGCTCACCATTTTATCAGTAACTTGCCTCATGGGTATGAAACCCATGTAGGAATGAGGGGTGTGGACTTGACCCCAGGTCAGAAGCAACGGATTGCTATAGCTAGGGTCGTGTTAAAAAACGCACCGATCTTGTTATTGGATGAAGCGAGTTCATCGATCGAGTCGGAATCAAGTCGGGTGGTTCAGGAGGCTCTCGATACACTAATAATGGGGAACAAGACGACTATTCTTATAGCTCATAGGGCTGCTATGATGAGACATGTTGACAATATTGTTGTTCTTAACGGAGGTCGAATTGTTGAGGAAGGGTCCCATGATTCATTAATGTCGAAAAACGGGTTGTATGTACGGTTAATGCAACCTCATTTTGGAAAGGGTTTACGTCAACATAGGCTTCTTTAG
- the LOC110872551 gene encoding aquaporin TIP1-3, whose translation MPLYRITIGTPGEASHPDTLKAGLSEFISTFIFVFAGQGSGMAYSKLTYDAPATPSGLIAASLSHAFALFVAVSVGANISGGHVNPAVTFASFIGGNISFLSAIVYWIGQLVGAVVACLLLQYATGGMETAAFGLSADVTIGNALVFEIVMTFGLVYTVYATAVDPKKGNIGIIAPLAIGLIVGANILVGGAFDGASMNPAVCFGPAVVSGTWTHHWVYWVGPFIGAAIAALIYDNIFIGEHDQLPVTDY comes from the exons ATGCCTCTTTACAGAATTACCATCGGAACTCCGGGGGAGGCCAGCCACCCTGATACACTCAAGGCTGGCCTATCGGAGTTCATTTCGACATTCATTTTCGTATTCGCCGGTCAAGGATCCGGCATGGCTTACA GTAAGTTGACATATGATGCACCGGCCACTCCATCGGGATTGATCGCGGCGTCACTATCACATGCATTCGCCTTGTTTGTGGCGGTGTCAGTAGGCGCAAATATTTCGGGTGGCCATGTGAATCCGGCTGTCACCTTTGCCTCGTTCATAGGTGGAAACATCTCGTTCCTAAGTGCCATTGTGTATTGGATCGGACAATTAGTAGGGGCCGTTGTTGCGTGTTTGCTCCTCCAATATGCCACCGGCGGAATG GAAACCGCAGCGTTCGGGTTATCAGCCGATGTTACCATCGGAAACGCACTTGTATTCGAGATCGTGATGACGTTTGGTTTAGTGTACACAGTGTACGCCACCGCAGTGGACCCAAAGAAGGGCAATATCGGTATTATTGCACCTTTGGCGATCGGTCTGATCGTGGGTGCCAACATTTTAGTTGGTGGTGCGTTTGACGGTGCATCAATGAACCCAGCGGTCTGCTTTGGCCCGGCCGTGGTGAGTGGGACATGGACGCACCATTGGGTGTATTGGGTCGGCCCGTTTATTGGTGCTGCCATTGCAGCCCTTATATACGACAACATATTCATCGGTGAACATGATCAGCTTCCGGTAACGgattattga